The following are encoded together in the uncultured Desulfobacter sp. genome:
- a CDS encoding molecular chaperone TorD family protein, whose translation MAPEQRKRLARLRDFFMARSGKDLSLACTALADWAGQVWGETDWDEAEFAFNRLFVGPMALQAPPYASIYLSTDPRLMDDITLKVRRIYEMAGLESPLQGRLPDDHLGVELDAALGLSARAEDLDEEEPRALWDYFLHEHLGGWLPQFINRVRRAEANHPAVDLALDHLEAWLAHQDIK comes from the coding sequence ATGGCCCCGGAACAGCGAAAAAGACTGGCCCGGCTTCGGGATTTTTTTATGGCCCGGTCCGGAAAGGATCTATCTTTAGCCTGCACTGCCCTGGCCGATTGGGCTGGGCAGGTATGGGGCGAAACAGACTGGGATGAGGCTGAATTTGCCTTCAACCGTCTCTTTGTCGGCCCCATGGCACTTCAGGCGCCACCCTACGCCTCAATCTATCTGTCGACCGATCCCCGGCTCATGGACGACATAACGCTCAAAGTCCGGCGAATTTACGAAATGGCCGGTCTTGAATCACCCCTGCAGGGGCGTTTGCCCGATGATCATCTTGGCGTGGAGCTGGATGCCGCCTTGGGCCTGTCAGCACGGGCCGAAGACCTGGACGAAGAGGAGCCCCGTGCCCTGTGGGATTATTTTCTCCACGAACATCTGGGGGGCTGGCTGCCGCAATTTATAAACAGAGTACGCAGGGCCGAGGCCAACCACCCGGCCGTGGACCTGGCACTGGATCACCTGGAAGCATGGCTTGCCCACCA
- a CDS encoding RsmE family RNA methyltransferase: protein MQKFLINKEALSADKAAIHGQDAKHICKVLRLKPQDTISMTDGHGNDYTGCIDKASFECVEISILSEKKSLTESNLDLTLCTAMLKHNKMDGIIKQITQLGVTRWIPFYCKRSIPLSGQKKEQKQIERWQTIARESLKQCRRSCLVDIMPPMDFEQVLLFSKACSHKFAFWEASERPLTGVLPKENNKAVVLIGPEGGFEEEEIRLAVESGFISYSLGPRILRAETAAVSACGLIQYLLGDMGGR from the coding sequence ATGCAGAAGTTTTTAATTAATAAAGAGGCGCTAAGCGCAGATAAGGCTGCTATTCATGGCCAGGATGCAAAACACATATGCAAAGTCCTAAGGCTTAAACCCCAAGATACCATTTCCATGACCGATGGCCATGGAAATGACTATACGGGCTGTATTGATAAGGCCTCTTTTGAATGTGTTGAAATTTCAATTTTAAGTGAGAAAAAAAGCCTCACGGAATCAAATCTCGATCTGACATTATGTACGGCCATGCTCAAACACAACAAGATGGATGGGATCATCAAGCAGATTACCCAGCTTGGGGTTACCCGTTGGATTCCTTTTTATTGTAAAAGATCCATTCCATTGTCAGGTCAAAAAAAGGAACAAAAACAGATCGAGCGATGGCAGACCATTGCCAGAGAATCTTTAAAGCAGTGCCGACGATCCTGTCTTGTAGACATTATGCCGCCTATGGATTTTGAACAGGTTCTGCTCTTTTCAAAAGCGTGTTCACACAAATTTGCCTTTTGGGAAGCCTCGGAGCGACCGCTTACCGGAGTGCTTCCCAAAGAAAATAATAAAGCGGTTGTGCTAATCGGACCCGAGGGTGGGTTTGAAGAAGAGGAAATTAGACTTGCCGTTGAATCCGGATTTATCAGTTACTCCCTTGGACCCAGAATTTTAAGAGCTGAAACAGCCGCTGTATCAGCCTGCGGGCTAATTCAGTATCTGCTGGGTGATATGGGTGGGCGTTGA